A part of Longimicrobiaceae bacterium genomic DNA contains:
- the ppsA gene encoding phosphoenolpyruvate synthase: MSVARWLRWFDDVGLDDVAEVGGKNASLGEMRRALVPLGIAVPDGFATTAEAYRAFLHENGLEEVLEKELSGLDVRDIDSLKRAGRRVRSAFLSAELPRGLVDAVSQAYERLEEEYGEQCDVAVRSSATAEDLPEASFAGQQETFLNVRGPSMLVDAIRRCFASLFTDRAIVYRADRGFEHRQVALSVGVQKMVRSDLASAGVMFSIDTETGFNNAVLISAAYGLGESVVQGSVNPDEYYVFKPTLLQGFRPVLQKKLGSKEFKLIYEEGGSRPTRSVPVPPDERRRWVLTDDEILTLARWACAVEEHYSKYHGTPTPMDMEWAKDGLTGELFLVQARPETVHAQRAGTVIERHILDETGEVIVTGRSVGDRIGKGVARIIRSPADLDQLREGEVLVTEMTDPDWEPVMRRAAAIVTDRGGRTCHAAIVSRELGIPAVVGTERGTSVIPDGEEVTVSCAEGEIGHIYRGLLRSHIERTDLADLPRPRTAVMLNVGNPSEAFALSALPNDGVGLARLEFIIGSHVRTHPMALLYPKRVSKARERAEIYRLTEGYPDRRQYFVDRLAEGVAMIAAAFWPRDVIVRLSDFKTNEYASLIGGRDFEPVEENPMLGFRGASRYYDDRYREGFALECRAMCKVRDEMGLRNVKLMIPFCRTVEEGERVLAEMAANGLVRGENGLEIYVMCEIPSNVILAAEFARIFDGFSIGSNDLTQLILGVDRDSELVAHLFDERNEAVKRMITEVIAAARAAGRKVGICGQAPSDYPEFARFLVQAGIDSISLIPDAVVSTTLRLLELEEPAVAR, encoded by the coding sequence ATGTCCGTGGCTCGCTGGTTGAGGTGGTTCGACGACGTCGGGTTGGACGACGTGGCGGAGGTAGGCGGAAAGAATGCTTCGCTGGGCGAGATGCGCCGGGCGCTCGTACCGCTCGGCATTGCCGTGCCGGACGGGTTTGCGACCACGGCGGAAGCCTATCGCGCCTTCCTTCACGAGAACGGCCTCGAGGAGGTACTCGAGAAGGAGCTGAGCGGGCTCGACGTAAGGGACATCGACAGCCTGAAGCGAGCGGGGCGGCGGGTGCGCAGCGCTTTCCTGTCGGCGGAGCTACCGCGCGGGCTGGTGGACGCCGTGTCCCAGGCCTATGAGCGCCTGGAGGAGGAATACGGCGAGCAGTGCGACGTGGCGGTGCGCAGTAGCGCCACCGCCGAGGACCTACCGGAGGCGAGCTTCGCGGGCCAGCAGGAGACCTTCCTGAACGTGCGCGGCCCGAGCATGCTCGTCGATGCGATTCGGCGCTGCTTCGCCTCGCTCTTCACCGACCGGGCCATCGTCTACCGAGCCGACCGGGGCTTCGAACACCGACAGGTGGCCCTCTCGGTTGGCGTCCAGAAGATGGTGCGCTCCGACCTCGCCAGCGCCGGGGTGATGTTCTCCATCGACACAGAGACCGGGTTTAATAACGCGGTCCTGATCAGCGCGGCGTACGGCCTGGGGGAGAGCGTCGTGCAGGGAAGCGTCAACCCGGACGAGTACTACGTCTTCAAGCCGACGCTCCTGCAGGGCTTCCGCCCGGTGCTGCAGAAGAAGCTGGGCTCCAAGGAGTTCAAGCTGATCTACGAGGAAGGCGGCAGCCGGCCCACACGCAGCGTCCCGGTTCCCCCTGACGAGCGCAGGCGCTGGGTCCTCACCGATGACGAGATCCTCACCCTGGCCCGCTGGGCGTGCGCCGTGGAGGAGCACTACTCGAAATACCACGGAACGCCCACCCCGATGGACATGGAGTGGGCCAAGGATGGCCTCACGGGCGAGCTGTTCCTGGTGCAGGCGCGCCCGGAGACGGTGCACGCCCAGCGCGCGGGAACGGTGATCGAGCGCCACATCCTGGATGAGACCGGCGAAGTGATCGTGACCGGGCGCAGCGTGGGCGATCGCATCGGGAAGGGAGTCGCCCGGATCATCCGGAGCCCGGCCGACCTCGATCAGCTCCGGGAAGGGGAAGTGCTGGTCACCGAGATGACCGACCCCGACTGGGAGCCGGTGATGCGGCGCGCCGCAGCAATCGTGACCGACAGGGGTGGACGAACCTGCCACGCCGCCATCGTCAGCCGCGAGCTGGGCATCCCCGCGGTGGTCGGCACCGAACGCGGCACGTCGGTGATTCCGGACGGCGAGGAGGTCACCGTCTCGTGCGCAGAAGGGGAAATCGGCCATATCTATCGCGGGCTGCTACGCAGTCACATCGAGCGCACGGACCTCGCCGACCTGCCGCGCCCCCGCACGGCAGTCATGCTCAACGTGGGCAACCCGTCCGAGGCGTTCGCGCTCTCGGCCCTCCCCAATGACGGTGTTGGCCTGGCTCGCCTGGAGTTCATCATCGGGTCGCACGTGCGCACCCACCCGATGGCGCTCCTCTACCCCAAACGAGTCTCGAAGGCGCGGGAGCGGGCGGAGATCTACCGGTTGACGGAAGGATACCCGGATCGCAGGCAGTACTTCGTCGATCGCCTGGCGGAGGGGGTGGCCATGATCGCGGCCGCTTTCTGGCCGCGTGACGTGATCGTTCGCCTCTCCGACTTCAAGACCAACGAGTACGCAAGCCTGATCGGCGGCCGCGATTTCGAGCCGGTCGAGGAGAACCCCATGCTCGGCTTCCGTGGGGCTTCGCGGTACTACGACGACCGCTACCGCGAGGGCTTCGCGCTCGAATGTCGCGCCATGTGCAAGGTCCGAGACGAGATGGGGCTGCGCAACGTAAAGCTGATGATCCCCTTCTGTCGCACAGTGGAGGAGGGGGAGCGAGTGCTCGCGGAGATGGCTGCAAACGGCCTCGTCCGCGGGGAGAACGGCCTCGAGATCTACGTGATGTGCGAGATCCCGAGCAACGTGATTCTCGCCGCCGAGTTCGCCCGCATCTTCGACGGCTTCTCGATCGGCAGCAACGACCTCACCCAGCTCATACTCGGCGTCGATCGAGACTCGGAGCTCGTCGCTCACCTGTTCGACGAGAGGAACGAAGCGGTGAAGCGGATGATCACTGAGGTCATCGCCGCCGCGCGAGCAGCCGGACGGAAAGTCGGCATCTGCGGACAGGCCCCGAGCGACTATCCCGAGTTCGCGCGCTTCCTGGTGCAGGCGGGGATCGACAGCATCTCGCTCATTCCGGACGCCGTCGTCAGCACCACGCTCCGGCTGCTCGAGCTCGAGGAGCCCGCGGTGGCGCGGTGA
- a CDS encoding GGDEF domain-containing protein, with protein sequence MKRTTTRTLQAVGLSIGAPLGWLLIELLRGVPAGAALLRSPLLYLYMTIGTAVAFGLFGSILGRREDHLLDVNARLEMLSVTDALTGMRNVRYFYTRLAEELAEAKRTGDPLAVVILDLDHFKRINDEHGHLAGDAVLINTARAVTATTRHGETEARIGGEEFALLLPNSSGSSACEVAERVRAAIAQVETRLPNGDAGFVRITASAGVASTSELPGATAQELLQAADEAMYAAKAQGRNRTVVAAPRR encoded by the coding sequence ATGAAGAGGACGACGACCCGCACGCTTCAAGCTGTCGGTCTCTCGATCGGCGCTCCGCTGGGCTGGTTGCTGATCGAGCTGCTTCGCGGCGTTCCCGCAGGTGCCGCGCTGCTTCGCAGTCCCCTGCTCTACCTCTACATGACCATAGGCACGGCGGTCGCCTTCGGTCTCTTCGGCTCGATTCTCGGCCGCCGTGAGGACCACCTGCTGGACGTGAACGCGCGTCTGGAGATGCTCTCCGTTACCGACGCGCTGACCGGCATGCGCAATGTGCGCTACTTCTATACCCGGCTGGCCGAGGAGCTCGCGGAAGCGAAGCGCACGGGCGATCCGCTGGCCGTGGTGATCCTCGACCTGGATCATTTCAAGCGCATCAACGACGAGCACGGTCACCTCGCGGGCGATGCCGTGCTCATCAACACCGCGCGCGCCGTTACCGCGACGACCCGCCACGGAGAGACCGAAGCGCGCATCGGGGGCGAGGAGTTCGCGCTCCTGTTGCCGAACAGCTCTGGATCCTCCGCCTGCGAGGTCGCGGAGCGCGTTCGCGCGGCCATCGCGCAGGTGGAGACCCGCCTGCCCAACGGCGATGCCGGCTTCGTTCGGATCACCGCGTCCGCCGGGGTGGCAAGCACCTCCGAGCTGCCTGGCGCCACTGCGCAGGAGCTGTTGCAGGCGGCCGACGAGGCGATGTACGCGGCAAAGGCTCAGGGGCGAAACCGCACCGTCGTGGCCGCCCCGCGACGCTGA